A genomic segment from Pseudomonadota bacterium encodes:
- a CDS encoding ABC transporter permease — MELPNPAFSWRRTMALFFRYLYLLRGSWPRILELAYWPTVQMVLWGLITRFLLTNSSWLLEASGVLIAAVLLWDVLFRSQLGVSLSFLEEMWLRNLGQLFVSPLRPWEFIAALLGISLLRTLIGVVPAALLAILLYHYSIFELGLPLLAFFVNLLVLGWAIGLMVAAAILRYGLGAESLAWLVVFAIAPLSGIYYPIAALPDWLQPAAYALPAAHVFEGMRAVMFEGVFRWDSFGWAVGLNLLYLGAGWVILLAAFRAARVRGLLLQIGE; from the coding sequence ATGGAACTTCCGAACCCAGCCTTTTCCTGGCGGCGCACGATGGCGCTTTTCTTTCGCTACCTATACCTCCTGCGCGGTTCCTGGCCGCGCATCCTCGAACTTGCCTATTGGCCGACCGTCCAGATGGTCCTATGGGGATTGATCACCCGATTCCTTCTCACGAACAGTTCCTGGCTGCTCGAGGCAAGCGGCGTCCTGATCGCCGCCGTACTTTTGTGGGACGTGCTGTTCCGAAGCCAGCTCGGCGTTTCGCTTTCCTTCCTCGAGGAAATGTGGTTGCGGAATCTGGGCCAGCTTTTCGTGAGCCCCTTGCGGCCTTGGGAGTTCATCGCCGCGCTTCTGGGCATCAGCCTTCTGCGCACGCTGATCGGCGTCGTCCCTGCCGCCCTTCTCGCGATCCTTCTCTACCACTATTCGATCTTCGAGCTGGGGTTGCCGCTGCTGGCGTTCTTTGTCAATCTGCTCGTCCTGGGCTGGGCGATCGGCCTCATGGTCGCCGCCGCCATCTTGCGGTATGGCCTGGGCGCGGAAAGCCTCGCCTGGCTCGTCGTCTTCGCGATCGCGCCCTTGAGCGGCATCTACTACCCGATCGCCGCACTGCCCGATTGGCTCCAGCCGGCGGCCTATGCGCTGCCCGCCGCCCACGTGTTCGAAGGGATGCGGGCCGTCATGTTCGAAGGCGTCTTCCGCTGGGACAGCTTCGGCTGGGCGGTCGGCCTCAACCTTCTCTACCTTGGCGCCGGCTGGGTCATTCTGCTGGCCGCCTTTCGCGCCGCGCGCGTGCGCGGCCTGCTTTTGCAGATCGGTGAATGA
- a CDS encoding peptidase domain-containing ABC transporter, giving the protein MLQVTGAHLPKNGDAEKKAVPPSPAAPSPSPSGDPFRAILSVLMAEAGRPLDAADLYALLPPAKEGAAAKDFVRALRRLGFRAKRRRAKPGNVRPPFLLLDGDGKPTLLALERKGEHLRLFDPASGKSREEKAGRLGAEQDVLLFRRRPAVTAGEGLRGLFAGRFQRVLVKILIASLVINLFALATPLFVMTVYNKVIAQAALDTLNVLALGMLSLYAFDAVLRGIRGYVVSHTGARIDATLGGETMHRVLHLPYRDLEAAPAGLMNERLRRLDTVREFFTGSVPVLLIDQFFVLLFLIVLFFLSPLLGVIALAALFLFALVSLALYRAQKGLFEERFRALAARSSAYLETLRNALTVKALSLEPEVERRWEERVAEAAGAGFRADHLAALVNALAALLQQLTALAIIFVGARLVIAGELSIGALVAANLLAGRAIAPVRQAVSAWNQLQETRTAFHELNALFAAPAEGAPGMATVLPPITGALRFENVSFRYAPELPEVLRGVTLEIPKETVVAIVGPAGSGKSTLAKLVQGLYAPTAGRILLDAADAAHFSAPALRRQVIAGPQESQIFSGTVRENLLFGLHGMPAARAVEAAKFVGAHAFIQRLPKGYDTLLGEGGRGLSAGQRQLLCLARALARNPKVLILDETTNAIDPAAEAALLHKLRRKAKGHTILLLTNRLTPAAIADRVVLLVDGRIEREGPASEMLDVVRERLADLVGGEGT; this is encoded by the coding sequence GTGCTGCAGGTTACCGGAGCACACCTGCCGAAAAACGGCGACGCTGAAAAAAAGGCAGTTCCCCCATCCCCGGCGGCGCCGTCGCCATCCCCATCGGGAGACCCTTTTCGCGCCATCCTCTCCGTGCTGATGGCGGAGGCCGGAAGGCCGCTGGATGCCGCTGACCTTTATGCCCTGCTGCCGCCTGCGAAAGAAGGGGCGGCGGCGAAGGATTTCGTCCGCGCCTTAAGACGGCTCGGCTTCCGGGCAAAGCGGCGGCGCGCGAAGCCGGGGAACGTCCGTCCGCCCTTCCTGCTCCTCGACGGCGACGGCAAGCCAACCCTGCTCGCGCTTGAACGCAAGGGCGAGCATCTCCGCCTGTTCGATCCGGCAAGCGGAAAAAGCCGGGAGGAGAAGGCGGGCCGGCTTGGCGCCGAACAGGACGTCCTGCTTTTCCGCCGGCGGCCGGCCGTCACCGCCGGGGAAGGCCTGCGCGGCCTTTTCGCGGGGCGTTTCCAGCGCGTCCTTGTCAAGATTCTGATCGCCTCTCTCGTTATCAACCTCTTCGCGCTGGCGACGCCCCTTTTCGTCATGACGGTCTACAACAAGGTGATCGCCCAGGCCGCCCTCGACACCCTCAACGTGCTCGCCCTCGGCATGCTGAGCCTTTATGCCTTCGACGCCGTGCTACGCGGCATCCGGGGCTACGTCGTGAGCCATACCGGCGCGCGGATTGACGCAACCCTCGGCGGCGAAACGATGCACCGCGTGCTCCACCTCCCTTACCGGGACCTGGAGGCGGCCCCCGCCGGCCTGATGAACGAGCGCCTTCGCCGGCTCGACACGGTCCGTGAATTCTTTACCGGGTCCGTGCCGGTCCTCCTGATCGATCAGTTTTTCGTTCTTCTTTTCCTGATCGTCCTTTTCTTCCTCAGCCCGCTGCTCGGTGTCATCGCGCTTGCCGCGCTTTTTCTCTTCGCGCTCGTTTCCCTAGCGCTCTACCGAGCGCAGAAAGGACTCTTCGAGGAACGCTTCCGGGCGCTCGCCGCGCGGTCGTCGGCCTATCTCGAGACGCTTCGGAACGCGTTGACCGTGAAGGCCTTGAGCCTGGAGCCCGAGGTCGAACGCCGGTGGGAGGAACGGGTAGCGGAAGCCGCCGGCGCCGGCTTCCGCGCCGACCATCTGGCCGCGCTCGTAAATGCCCTCGCCGCTCTGTTACAGCAACTGACCGCGCTTGCGATCATCTTCGTCGGCGCCCGTTTGGTCATCGCCGGCGAACTCAGCATCGGCGCGCTGGTCGCCGCGAACCTTCTGGCCGGCCGCGCGATCGCACCCGTCCGCCAAGCCGTTTCCGCCTGGAATCAACTGCAGGAGACGCGGACCGCCTTTCACGAACTTAACGCCCTCTTCGCCGCCCCCGCCGAAGGCGCGCCGGGCATGGCGACGGTCTTGCCGCCCATTACCGGTGCCCTTCGTTTCGAGAACGTCTCCTTTCGCTACGCGCCGGAACTGCCGGAGGTGTTGCGCGGCGTTACTCTCGAAATCCCAAAGGAGACGGTCGTTGCGATCGTCGGCCCGGCCGGTTCGGGGAAAAGCACGCTGGCGAAGCTGGTGCAAGGCCTTTACGCGCCGACCGCGGGACGGATTCTTCTGGACGCGGCGGACGCCGCCCATTTCTCCGCCCCCGCCCTGCGCCGGCAGGTGATCGCCGGGCCGCAGGAAAGCCAGATTTTTTCCGGCACCGTGCGCGAGAACCTTCTCTTCGGCCTTCACGGCATGCCGGCGGCGCGTGCCGTGGAGGCTGCGAAATTCGTCGGCGCCCACGCCTTCATCCAGCGCCTGCCGAAAGGTTACGACACGCTTCTCGGCGAAGGCGGGCGCGGGCTTTCCGCCGGCCAGCGGCAGTTGCTCTGCCTCGCTAGGGCGCTGGCCCGCAACCCGAAGGTGCTGATCCTGGACGAGACGACGAACGCCATCGACCCGGCGGCCGAGGCGGCGCTGCTTCACAAGCTGCGCCGGAAGGCGAAGGGGCATACCATCCTTCTGCTCACGAACCGGCTGACGCCGGCTGCCATCGCGGACCGCGTCGTCCTCCTGGTGGACGGACGGATCGAACGCGAGGGGCCGGCGTCGGAAATGCTGGACGTGGTGCGCGAGCGCTTGGCCGACCTTGTGGGAGGAGAAGGCACATGA
- a CDS encoding outer membrane beta-barrel protein, which yields MALFGVAGTGAALAQTAKEDSVTTRVRPDYDALGIESRDFFPATGTAADPAVSSFILFPKIDIETEYDDNTFRTETDKRADTVFRVKPGIRAESDWDNHLLAFRANGELGRFAENGSEDYNDYNFGVNGQLDLTEEMSVGLGSGFARAHQDRGSPDDTGLGIPLTKFFQTSYDANVVFTGEPLSFRLDGVADVFNFQDAGPINNDDQDRNKYKTTFRVGYEILEGTTLFVQPGYNVVRYDAAVDDEGLRRDSQGYEVLAGFTWDLSGVTFLELGAGYLRQSFDDPLLGTVRGPSFSGDLVWNATDLMTLTGRLSRTVKETTLRNASGILETNLEFVVDYDPLENLIFTLSGAFRNQDFKGIDRSEDGVRFRLGMKYLMNPNVVWELRYENEDLDSNLAGESYKNNQWLGRLTFRL from the coding sequence TTGGCCCTGTTTGGTGTGGCGGGGACCGGGGCCGCCCTTGCCCAGACGGCGAAGGAGGATTCGGTCACCACCCGCGTCCGTCCGGACTACGACGCCTTAGGGATCGAGTCGCGGGATTTCTTTCCCGCCACCGGGACGGCGGCTGACCCGGCGGTGAGCAGTTTTATCCTCTTCCCGAAAATAGATATCGAGACGGAGTACGATGACAACACCTTCCGCACCGAAACGGACAAACGTGCCGACACGGTCTTTCGCGTGAAGCCGGGTATTCGCGCCGAATCGGACTGGGATAACCACTTGCTTGCCTTTCGCGCGAACGGCGAGCTCGGCCGCTTCGCCGAGAACGGAAGCGAGGATTACAACGACTATAATTTCGGCGTGAACGGCCAGCTGGATTTGACGGAGGAAATGTCGGTGGGCCTGGGGAGCGGTTTCGCGCGGGCGCACCAGGACCGCGGCTCGCCGGACGACACCGGCCTCGGCATTCCGCTGACGAAATTTTTCCAGACGTCTTACGACGCCAACGTCGTTTTCACGGGCGAGCCTCTTTCCTTTCGCCTGGACGGGGTGGCGGACGTCTTCAATTTCCAGGACGCCGGCCCCATCAACAACGACGACCAGGACCGCAACAAATACAAGACGACCTTCCGCGTCGGCTATGAAATCCTCGAAGGCACGACGCTCTTCGTGCAGCCAGGCTACAACGTCGTTCGCTATGACGCGGCGGTGGACGACGAGGGCCTTCGCCGGGATTCACAGGGCTATGAAGTCCTCGCCGGGTTCACCTGGGATCTCTCCGGCGTCACCTTCCTCGAACTCGGCGCGGGCTATCTCCGTCAGAGCTTCGACGACCCGCTGCTGGGCACGGTGAGAGGCCCCTCCTTCAGTGGCGATCTGGTCTGGAACGCGACGGATCTCATGACGCTGACCGGCAGACTGTCACGGACGGTCAAGGAAACGACGCTCCGCAACGCCTCCGGCATCCTGGAAACCAATCTCGAATTCGTGGTGGATTACGACCCGCTGGAAAACCTGATCTTCACTCTGAGCGGGGCGTTCCGCAACCAGGACTTCAAGGGGATAGACCGCAGCGAGGATGGGGTTCGCTTCCGGCTCGGCATGAAATATCTTATGAATCCTAACGTGGTGTGGGAATTGCGCTACGAGAACGAGGATTTGGATTCAAACCTGGCTGGCGAAAGCTATAAGAACAACCAGTGGCTTGGGCGGCTGACCTTCCGTCTGTAA
- a CDS encoding lipid-binding SYLF domain-containing protein — MQPLFTLAENTPMPKRIRTSFVFLFVCAFLMTGLAPAQAASDQQELVDKSKYTIERMLKDELFSKVPEYMARAKAILIVPSLFKAGFFFGGEGGNGVLLTKNTDGTWSYPAFYTLGGASFGLQFGAQDAEVLLVILTDKGLDSTLRTEMKLGADASLAVGPVGAGIEGATTTSFGADIVSFSRATGLFGGVSGEGTVIYGRDSWNQLYYGEGTTARKILIERSVHNAGADALRQAVAGK, encoded by the coding sequence ATGCAACCCCTTTTTACCCTTGCGGAGAACACGCCCATGCCAAAGCGAATCCGAACGTCTTTCGTCTTTCTTTTCGTATGCGCGTTCCTCATGACGGGTCTCGCTCCAGCCCAAGCGGCGTCCGACCAGCAGGAACTCGTCGACAAGTCCAAATACACGATCGAGCGGATGCTGAAGGACGAGCTCTTTTCGAAAGTGCCGGAATACATGGCCCGCGCCAAAGCCATCCTGATCGTCCCAAGCCTTTTCAAGGCGGGTTTCTTCTTCGGCGGCGAGGGCGGCAACGGCGTCCTTCTCACCAAGAACACCGACGGCACGTGGAGCTACCCCGCCTTCTACACGCTCGGCGGCGCCAGTTTCGGCCTGCAGTTCGGCGCCCAGGACGCGGAGGTGCTGCTTGTCATCTTGACCGACAAGGGGCTGGATTCCACGCTCCGCACGGAAATGAAGCTGGGGGCGGACGCCAGCCTTGCGGTGGGCCCGGTCGGCGCCGGCATCGAGGGGGCGACGACGACCAGTTTCGGCGCCGACATCGTCTCGTTCTCGCGGGCGACCGGGTTGTTCGGCGGCGTCTCGGGCGAAGGCACCGTCATCTACGGCCGCGATTCCTGGAATCAGCTCTACTATGGCGAAGGCACCACGGCGCGGAAAATCCTCATCGAAAGAAGCGTGCACAACGCCGGCGCCGATGCGCTCCGCCAAGCCGTCGCCGGCAAATAA
- a CDS encoding HlyD family type I secretion periplasmic adaptor subunit, giving the protein MTRARQILSLFRKVTQTDADFHPKAVGLDAEPAPLAGLLIFTIALFLAAVLIWAGLGTVEQVATAQGVVRPFGRVKIINHPEGGRVVAVHVQEGDRVDAGQALVELDASLLEEEITRLQDAWYGLAARSARLEAEATRSRPEFPAALHAARPDLEQLQTRLFESRSTTLASDEKIAASVVEQRASDVEALTLRIEELQNSLALLKKQERSVNLLVEKGYFPELRHLSIQRQLSESEGTLAEARERLIAAFAEAKERQKAVGQKFHAEALDHLAAAQKERDATEGALAQRKSQREALVIRAPAAGIVQNLRVTSVGQTIGGNDPLMNIVPTTDSLIVEARVQNRDIGYVALGQAARVKFRTYDFLRFGSLDGRVEQVAANAVTPAAGGESYFTVVIRTERAHLGKRPDEQPVQPGMEVDVDLRIGEKSILSYLTDRMFRTSAQAFQER; this is encoded by the coding sequence ATGACGCGGGCGCGCCAAATTCTCTCGCTGTTCCGGAAGGTAACGCAGACCGATGCCGACTTTCATCCCAAGGCGGTCGGCCTGGACGCGGAACCGGCACCTCTGGCCGGCCTCCTTATCTTCACCATCGCGCTTTTCCTGGCCGCCGTCCTTATCTGGGCGGGTCTTGGCACGGTCGAACAGGTCGCCACCGCCCAAGGCGTCGTGCGCCCCTTCGGCCGCGTGAAGATCATCAACCATCCGGAAGGGGGAAGGGTCGTCGCCGTTCACGTGCAAGAGGGCGACAGGGTGGACGCCGGGCAGGCGCTGGTCGAACTCGACGCCAGCCTTTTGGAGGAGGAAATCACCCGCCTGCAGGACGCGTGGTACGGCCTGGCGGCCAGGAGCGCCCGCCTCGAGGCGGAAGCGACCCGATCGCGGCCCGAGTTTCCGGCCGCGCTGCACGCGGCGCGGCCCGATCTCGAACAATTGCAGACCCGGCTCTTCGAATCCCGCTCGACCACGCTCGCCAGCGATGAAAAAATCGCGGCGAGCGTGGTCGAGCAGCGCGCCAGCGACGTCGAGGCGTTGACCCTCAGGATCGAGGAACTGCAAAACAGCCTCGCCCTCCTGAAAAAGCAGGAACGTTCCGTCAACCTATTGGTGGAAAAAGGCTATTTCCCGGAACTTCGCCACCTTTCGATCCAGCGCCAGCTTTCCGAATCCGAAGGCACGCTGGCCGAAGCCCGGGAAAGATTGATCGCCGCCTTCGCCGAGGCGAAGGAACGCCAAAAAGCGGTTGGACAGAAATTCCACGCCGAGGCTCTCGACCACCTGGCCGCCGCCCAGAAAGAGCGTGACGCGACCGAAGGCGCGCTGGCCCAGCGAAAGAGTCAGCGCGAGGCGCTCGTGATCCGGGCGCCGGCCGCCGGCATCGTCCAGAACCTGCGGGTCACGAGCGTCGGTCAGACAATCGGCGGGAACGATCCCCTGATGAACATCGTGCCGACGACGGACAGCCTTATCGTCGAGGCGCGCGTCCAGAATCGCGACATAGGTTATGTCGCCCTTGGGCAGGCGGCGCGGGTCAAGTTCCGCACATACGACTTCCTTCGCTTCGGAAGCCTCGACGGCCGGGTCGAGCAGGTCGCGGCGAACGCCGTGACGCCGGCCGCGGGCGGCGAGTCCTACTTTACCGTCGTCATCCGCACGGAGAGGGCCCATCTCGGCAAACGGCCCGACGAACAGCCGGTGCAGCCGGGCATGGAAGTGGACGTCGATCTGCGGATCGGCGAGAAGTCCATTCTTTCCTACCTTACGGATCGGATGTTTCGGACTTCCGCTCAAGCGTTTCAGGAGCGCTGA
- a CDS encoding ABC transporter ATP-binding protein, which produces METAILVENLTKRFGAIPAVDGISFAVKTGTTTALLGGNGAGKTTTLAILLGLLLPTGGRAVVLGCDMRNHRYRVLPKMNFSSPYVELPRRLTACENLLVYARLYGIPKASERLEELARDLDLKDFFHRPMGSLSSGQRTRVALAKALLNRPALLLLDEPTASLDPETADWVRGYLERTRRETGATLLLASHNMAEVERLCDDVIVLQRGRIVDRGSPQGLIERHGRQTLEEVFLAIARERTPRERPEAP; this is translated from the coding sequence ATGGAAACGGCGATCCTGGTTGAAAACCTCACCAAGCGTTTTGGCGCGATCCCCGCCGTGGACGGTATCAGTTTTGCCGTGAAAACCGGCACCACGACGGCGCTTCTGGGCGGCAACGGCGCCGGCAAGACGACCACGCTCGCGATCCTGCTGGGCCTTCTGCTGCCCACCGGCGGGCGGGCGGTCGTTTTGGGTTGCGACATGCGCAACCACCGCTACCGCGTCCTGCCGAAGATGAATTTCTCCTCCCCTTACGTGGAATTACCGCGGCGCCTGACGGCTTGCGAGAACCTGCTCGTCTATGCCCGCCTCTATGGCATCCCCAAGGCGTCCGAGCGCCTTGAGGAGCTCGCCCGCGACCTCGACCTCAAGGACTTCTTCCATCGCCCGATGGGCAGCCTTTCTTCCGGCCAGCGCACCCGGGTGGCGCTGGCGAAGGCGCTCCTCAACCGGCCTGCGCTGCTGCTGCTCGACGAACCGACCGCCTCCCTCGACCCCGAGACGGCGGACTGGGTGCGCGGTTACCTCGAACGCACGCGGCGCGAGACGGGCGCCACGCTCCTGCTTGCCTCCCACAACATGGCGGAGGTCGAACGGCTCTGCGACGACGTCATTGTGCTGCAGCGGGGCCGGATCGTCGATCGGGGAAGCCCGCAAGGCCTGATCGAACGCCATGGCCGGCAAACGCTGGAAGAGGTTTTCCTCGCCATCGCCCGCGAGCGGACGCCGCGGGAAAGGCCGGAGGCGCCATGA
- a CDS encoding polysaccharide biosynthesis/export family protein: MTKREKEKSAYFRRRRGAERCPRRRIFPAAGVALAGIFFFLLFAAGSLAQNPGETKASDSVGVEYYLGAGDKLKVTVFGQPDISGEFDIDGAGYISLPLLGQVKAADHTARDLQTQIERELDAKFIIDPKVSIEVRNFRPFFILGQVTKPGSYPYQSGIDIRQAIAIGGGFTRRAQTDVVTLIRRTGAGKTRYDATLDVPVLPGDTIEVERRLF; encoded by the coding sequence ATGACGAAGCGGGAAAAAGAAAAAAGCGCGTATTTTCGCCGCCGCCGCGGCGCGGAGCGTTGCCCGCGTCGAAGGATTTTCCCGGCGGCGGGCGTCGCCCTTGCGGGTATCTTCTTCTTTCTTTTGTTCGCGGCCGGGTCCTTGGCCCAGAACCCGGGAGAGACCAAAGCTTCGGATTCGGTCGGGGTGGAGTACTACCTTGGGGCGGGGGACAAGCTGAAGGTCACGGTCTTCGGGCAGCCCGACATTTCTGGCGAGTTCGACATCGACGGCGCGGGCTATATCTCCCTGCCGCTTCTGGGGCAGGTCAAGGCGGCCGATCACACCGCCCGCGACCTGCAAACGCAGATCGAGCGCGAGCTCGACGCCAAGTTCATCATCGACCCCAAGGTCAGCATCGAGGTCCGCAATTTCCGGCCCTTCTTCATCCTGGGCCAGGTCACCAAGCCGGGAAGCTACCCTTACCAGAGCGGCATCGATATTCGCCAGGCGATCGCCATCGGCGGCGGCTTCACCCGGCGGGCGCAAACGGACGTCGTGACGCTGATCCGGCGGACGGGGGCAGGGAAAACCCGCTACGATGCGACCCTCGACGTACCGGTCCTGCCGGGAGATACGATCGAGGTCGAGCGCCGCCTCTTCTAG
- a CDS encoding histidine phosphatase family protein yields the protein MTQTTRWWWVRHAPAVGHDGRVYGSTIDVPVDTSDPTPYRALAAALPSNAVLLTSPLHRTMQTADAISAQGFAPVARQVEESLQELSFGDWQGMTYAELRKVSGGHPVWFTPPAVVPPNGESFLQMCERVVPTVERLTEAFAGRDIVSVSHGGPIRAAIGLALGCEMAQAVYFHINNLSLTRLEYAHPSQPGAEGGKWRVRCINLRPNQLKPV from the coding sequence ATGACGCAAACGACGCGCTGGTGGTGGGTGCGGCACGCGCCCGCGGTCGGCCATGACGGCCGCGTCTATGGCAGCACGATCGACGTTCCCGTCGATACCAGCGATCCCACGCCCTATCGCGCGCTGGCCGCAGCCTTGCCGTCGAACGCGGTTCTCCTCACGAGCCCCTTGCACCGTACAATGCAGACGGCGGACGCCATATCCGCCCAAGGCTTCGCGCCGGTGGCGCGGCAGGTCGAGGAATCGCTTCAGGAGCTCAGTTTTGGCGACTGGCAGGGCATGACCTACGCCGAGCTTCGGAAAGTGAGCGGCGGCCATCCGGTCTGGTTCACCCCGCCCGCCGTCGTCCCGCCGAACGGCGAAAGTTTTCTTCAGATGTGCGAACGTGTCGTTCCCACCGTCGAGCGGCTGACCGAAGCATTCGCCGGGCGGGATATCGTCTCCGTCTCACACGGGGGGCCGATCCGGGCGGCGATCGGCTTGGCGCTTGGCTGCGAGATGGCGCAGGCCGTTTATTTCCACATCAACAATCTTTCCCTGACGCGACTGGAATACGCCCACCCTTCCCAGCCGGGCGCGGAAGGTGGAAAATGGCGCGTGCGCTGCATCAATCTGCGGCCGAACCAATTGAAGCCCGTCTGA
- a CDS encoding PqqD family protein: protein MGEEGMGEERFCRNPAVSVTAVEADLFLVEPIGQDVYYLNAIAGGIWQVLEAPAMREEVLRLYAAAFPDEDPTLLAREVGATFDDMARLGLVISAPETLERKSETSDP, encoded by the coding sequence ATGGGCGAAGAAGGCATGGGCGAAGAACGGTTTTGCCGAAACCCGGCGGTCAGCGTGACGGCGGTCGAGGCCGACCTTTTCCTCGTCGAGCCCATAGGCCAGGACGTTTACTATTTGAACGCCATCGCCGGCGGCATCTGGCAGGTCCTGGAAGCGCCGGCCATGCGGGAAGAGGTCCTCCGGCTTTATGCGGCGGCCTTTCCCGATGAGGACCCGACCCTTCTGGCGCGCGAAGTGGGTGCCACCTTCGACGACATGGCCCGGCTCGGGCTTGTGATCAGCGCTCCTGAAACGCTTGAGCGGAAGTCCGAAACATCCGATCCGTAA
- a CDS encoding cobyric acid synthase: protein MIQGTGSDVGKSLLVAGLCRVFARRGFRVCPFKPQNMSNNAAVTVEGGEIGRAQALQARAAGIKPSFHMNPVLLKPETDTAAQVVVQGKAVGRLEARAYQGRKPDLLPYVLASFAHLAATADLVLVEGAGSPAEVNLREGDIANMGFAEAADVPVVLAGDIERGGVIAALVGTFEVLPPRERRRIGGFLINKFRGDVSLFEDGVRFIEKRTAWPCFGTVPFLSEAKRLPAEDSLPLAAYRESAGREIRVLVPAFSRLANFDDLDPLLAEPDVSIEIVPPGERMGKADLVILPGTKATLADLRFLRAQGWEEDLRAHRARGGVILGICGGFQMLGKLVCDPAGVEGKAGREAGLGFLDFETVLGPEKRLRLTEGKAVASGDAVTGYEIHVGVSRGEALQRPWFELAGEAEGAVSADGKIFGTYLHGLFTSDDFRHAFLHRLRPRAPSGVHYERQVEATLDRLADHLEATLAIERLLKLARTRAKTKEVQAR, encoded by the coding sequence ATGATCCAGGGGACCGGCTCGGACGTCGGCAAGTCGCTGCTGGTGGCGGGGCTTTGCCGCGTGTTCGCGCGGCGCGGGTTTCGCGTATGCCCCTTCAAGCCCCAGAACATGTCGAACAACGCCGCCGTGACGGTCGAGGGCGGCGAGATCGGCCGCGCCCAGGCCCTGCAGGCGCGCGCCGCCGGCATCAAGCCCAGCTTCCACATGAACCCGGTGCTTTTGAAGCCGGAGACGGATACCGCCGCCCAGGTCGTCGTCCAGGGCAAGGCCGTGGGCCGTCTGGAAGCCCGCGCCTATCAGGGTAGAAAACCGGACCTTCTGCCCTACGTCCTGGCAAGTTTCGCGCACCTCGCCGCGACGGCCGACCTTGTCCTTGTCGAAGGCGCTGGCAGCCCGGCCGAGGTGAATTTGCGCGAAGGCGACATCGCGAACATGGGCTTCGCCGAAGCCGCCGACGTGCCGGTCGTGCTGGCGGGCGACATTGAGCGCGGCGGCGTCATCGCCGCCCTGGTCGGCACGTTCGAGGTGCTGCCCCCGCGCGAGCGACGACGCATCGGGGGTTTTCTCATCAACAAATTCCGCGGCGACGTAAGCCTTTTCGAAGACGGCGTGCGTTTCATCGAGAAACGCACGGCCTGGCCCTGCTTCGGCACCGTGCCTTTTCTTTCGGAGGCGAAGCGTCTGCCGGCCGAGGATTCGCTGCCCCTTGCCGCCTATCGCGAAAGCGCGGGAAGGGAGATCCGGGTGCTGGTGCCCGCCTTTTCCCGGCTTGCCAATTTCGACGATCTAGACCCGTTGCTGGCGGAGCCGGACGTGAGTATCGAAATCGTCCCGCCCGGCGAACGGATGGGCAAGGCCGACCTCGTCATTCTCCCCGGCACGAAGGCAACCCTTGCGGATTTGCGTTTCTTGCGGGCGCAAGGGTGGGAGGAGGATTTGCGCGCCCACCGCGCGCGCGGCGGTGTCATCTTGGGCATCTGCGGCGGCTTCCAGATGCTGGGAAAGCTGGTGTGCGACCCGGCCGGCGTCGAGGGCAAAGCCGGCCGTGAGGCCGGCCTCGGGTTCCTCGACTTCGAGACAGTGCTTGGCCCGGAAAAACGGCTCCGCCTGACGGAAGGCAAAGCCGTTGCAAGCGGCGACGCCGTCACCGGCTACGAAATCCATGTCGGCGTCTCAAGAGGCGAAGCGCTGCAACGCCCATGGTTCGAACTGGCGGGCGAGGCGGAAGGGGCGGTGTCTGCCGACGGAAAAATTTTCGGCACTTATCTGCACGGTCTTTTTACAAGCGATGACTTTCGCCATGCCTTTCTTCACCGCCTTCGTCCGCGCGCCCCAAGCGGCGTGCATTACGAAC